In Nostocoides sp. HKS02, the DNA window TGGCTCGGGGCTCTACGTCCGGGCAGCCCTCGACGTGCTCGACATCCCGCCGACGGATGCGGTGGTGCGCGCGCGCCTGGAGCGCGAGGCCGCCGAGGTCGGCACGGCTCGGATGCTCGAGCGGCTCACCACCCTCGACCCGCGTGCCGCGGCGGTGATCGAGCCGCGCAACACCCGCCGGATCGTGCGGGCCCTGGAGGTCATCGAGCTCACCGGCCGGCCGTTCTCGGCCTCGATGCCGACTCGCGAGCTCGTCCAGCCGACGGTGCTGGTGGGCCTGCGCGTCGCGCGGGACGAGCTCGACCGGCGCATCGACGCCCGGGTGACGCGGATGTGGGCCGCCGGCTTGCTCGACGAGGTGCGGGGTCTCGAGGCGAACGGTCTGCGCGAGGGACGCACCGCCGCTCGGGCGCTCGGTTATGCGCAGGCCCTGGCCCAGCTCGACGGCACGACGACCCAGGCGCAGGCCATGGAGCAGACCGCGCTGCTGACCCGCCGGTTCGCCCGGCGACAGGAGTCGTGGTTCGGTGCCGACCCCCGCATCCACTGGCTCGACGCCACGACGACCGACCACCAGCGCCTGCTCGACCATGCCCTCGCCCTGGTCGGTGCGGCCATCAGGGCCCGCCATCAGTGACAATGGTGTCCATGGCTGACCAGACCGCCTTCACCAAGGGCCACGGCACCGAGAACGACTTCGTGCTCGTGCCGGACCTCGAGGGCGCCCAGGAGCTGACGGCCGCTCAGGTCAGCTGGCTCGCCGACCGCCGGGCCGGGGTCGGCGGTGACGGGGTGATCCGGGTCGTGCCGACCGCCGCAGCCAGCGACCCCGACGTGCTGGCTCAGGCAACCCAGGCCCGCTGGTTCATGGACTACCGCAACGCCGACGGCAGCCTCGCGGAGATGTGCGGCAACGGCACCCGGGTGTTCGCCGCCTACCTGCGCCGCGAGGGCCTGGAGACCGCCGACGAGTTCGCCATCGCGACGCGGGCCGGGGTCAAGATCGTCCGGTTCGAGGGCCCTGACCTCATCGCGGTCAACCTCGGCCCATGGCGGCTCGCCCAGCCCGTCATCGCCGAGAGTGAGGGGTTCGACGCCCTCGTCCACCTCGACGGCCACGCGCCGCTGTCGGCGCTCAGCCTCGACCTCGGCAACCCCCACACGGTCGTCGCGCTGCCCGAGGGCATCGACCTCGACGCGCTCGACCTGCACCGCGCACCGGTCGTCAACCCCGCACCACCGCACGGCACGAACGTCGAGCTCGTGCGTCCCCTCGGCTCGGGTCACGTCCGGATGCGCGTGCACGAGCGGGGGGTCGGTGAGACGCGGTCCTGTGGCACCGGGGCGGCCGCAGCGGCGCTGGCCACCCGGTTCTGGGCCGAGGGTCGCGGTGACACCTGGATCGTCGACGTCCCCGGCGGCCGACTGCGGGTGCGCGCGCTGCCAGGGCAGGAGGTCGAGCTCGCCGGACCGGCCGTTCTCGTGGCCGACGGCAGCGTCGCCCTCGAGGTGCGATCGTCCTAAAACGGTCATAACGTCGGGGAATGCGCAGACCTCGCGTCCCCCTCGTCCTCGCCGCCGGGGTAGCCGGCTCCCTCGCTGTCGGGCTGACGGTCCCCGCCTCGGCGACCGCCACAGCACGCGCGGGCACTGCAGCTCCCGGACCCAAGCCCGTCTCGAACTCCCTGCCCAAGGTCCCCGTGATGCGCGGCGGCGGCGGAGCGGTGTCGTCGGTCGACGCCGTCGCCAGCCAGGTCGGGATCGACGTGCTCAAAGCCGGGGGCAACGCCGCGGACGCCGCGGTGGCCACGGCGGCCGCGTTGGGTGTCACCGAGCCGTACTCGACCGGCATCGGCGGTGGCGGCTTCTTCGTGTTCTACGACGCCAAGACCGGGCAGGTGAAGACCATCGACGGCCGTGAGACGGCCCCGCGCACCTTCACCCAGAACGCCTTCCTCGAGCCCGACGGCACGCCCATGGCGTTCGACAAGGCCGTGAACTCCGGGCTCTCCGTCGGGGTTCCCGGCTCACCAGCCACGTGGGACCTCGCCGCCCGCACGTTCGGCACGCAGCCGTTGGGCGCCCTGCTCAAGCCCGCCGAGACCATCGCCCGACGCGGCTTCGTCGTCGACCAGACCTTCCACGACCAGACCGCGGCGAACGCCAAGCGGTTCTCGAACTTCCCCGCGACCGCCAAGGTCTTCCTGCCGGGCGGCAGCGCCCCCGCCGTCGGTTCGGTGTTCCGCAACCCCGACATGGCGGCCGCCTACCGTGAGCTGCGCACCCACGGCGTGGCCTCGCTGTATGCC includes these proteins:
- the miaA gene encoding tRNA (adenosine(37)-N6)-dimethylallyltransferase MiaA yields the protein MTGPLVVAVVGATATGKSDLALDLAEHLGGEVVNADASQLYRGMDIGTAKVPPAERRGIPHHQLDVLGVTQEASVAAYQAAARADLAAIQGRGAHPVLVGGSGLYVRAALDVLDIPPTDAVVRARLEREAAEVGTARMLERLTTLDPRAAAVIEPRNTRRIVRALEVIELTGRPFSASMPTRELVQPTVLVGLRVARDELDRRIDARVTRMWAAGLLDEVRGLEANGLREGRTAARALGYAQALAQLDGTTTQAQAMEQTALLTRRFARRQESWFGADPRIHWLDATTTDHQRLLDHALALVGAAIRARHQ
- the dapF gene encoding diaminopimelate epimerase, with amino-acid sequence MADQTAFTKGHGTENDFVLVPDLEGAQELTAAQVSWLADRRAGVGGDGVIRVVPTAAASDPDVLAQATQARWFMDYRNADGSLAEMCGNGTRVFAAYLRREGLETADEFAIATRAGVKIVRFEGPDLIAVNLGPWRLAQPVIAESEGFDALVHLDGHAPLSALSLDLGNPHTVVALPEGIDLDALDLHRAPVVNPAPPHGTNVELVRPLGSGHVRMRVHERGVGETRSCGTGAAAAALATRFWAEGRGDTWIVDVPGGRLRVRALPGQEVELAGPAVLVADGSVALEVRSS